The DNA region TTGACAGGCCAGCattcagccccatacaacatagccggtctgaccaccactctatagaacttgcccttaagtccaggtggcacattcttatcacacaaaacccATGAGGCGAGCCTCCATCTCATCCACCAAGCCCCAATACGAAGAGTAATTTCATAGCTGCATTAACCAAAATTACCGGCATGATTTCTAAAGAATCTCGGCTTCTGTTCTCATTATGATGACCAAGCTCAGTCTCACCATTAACCAAAAACCAGCAATTTTGAAGCAAAACAATCCAGTTACCAATATTGTCTATGATGAATTGGGTATGCTATTCGAAAGGCACTACAATAGACCAATTATACGCCCCATAAGTGATAGTCTGCATCGACAAACACTCAAgcattaaggggtcgtttggttgatGGTTTGGAATAAATAATACCAGCATAAAATCCCGCATAAGATAATACAGTGTTTGGTTGGCCGCATAAGCAAAAATAATCGCCGCGTAACTAATATAGTGTTTGGTTGGAGGTATTAGATAATATTTGCATTAAACTATGCGGGAATCTATGTAATATTTTATGCAACATTAAATTTGAAATTAGAATGTGTATTAGCGATATAGGGTTTAAACTATTTAAAGACAAAAAACTCcccttttaaaataagtgatttaTGTTTAACAATGTCCTCATCATTAATCAATACATAACAATCCCCTCATTATTAATCCCCACAAAAACAATTCATACATTATAATCCCCTTATAACTAGTATGTGAACCAAACACCTCTGACATATCATCAACAAAGTTTGACATGAGCAAGCCTACCATCAGACATTAGGCAAACCAAGGTTCCCGGCGATATAACAGTGAATTAAGTTGAGTCTTAGCATAAAATCAATAAATAGCCAAATTTGATTAAATTTAGATTATATAGAAATGCTAAAAATAAGTAAACTCACCTTTCCTCAGCATGAGATCGCTTGTTTCCTTTCTTCTCATGTGCAACTCCATTAGGAATGCCCTTCAAAGAGTCGACCAACATAATTAATATGACGAGATATAGAATGTACAGAACATGTCACATCTCAAGCTGCAAAATGGAAACTTACCATGccttctttccattttattgttgTAGCAGAAATCTTTGTGGGTCCATCTTCAAGGAAGGTATAGGTCTTTGAGAGCTTTGTATTTTCAAAATAAGGATTCGCATTGAAGTTCTGTCAAAAAAAGGAGATCAACATTCTGAATTTcccaaataaaaagaagaaaaagaaaaaagcaacATATACCGATGTACATTAATTTCATGTGGGGGAGGAAACTTACAAAGGTTATCGAGTAGCCCGACTTCACATCTTTAGAGTCTTCAACTTCAATTGAACTTAGAAACTTGAAGATCTAGCATGGTATAAGGCAGTTACATTTTGAGATGCAGAACTCAAGAAGCATTTAAAGGATAAATCAAATTTTTATTGTAGAAGACAGCCTCATTGCTAATTCAGCATTGACTCATTAAAAGTAATAACAAGTTCAGCATTGATAAAACTTGGCCAAATCAATAGCAGTAGAGTTGGTAATAATCCAGTTTAATATAGTGTTATAAGCAACAGATTAGAACCAAACCTTTTGGTCTTCTTCAGCTAGAAGTTCACCTAGGACAGGATGACTCAAAAACTGCAAGTAAATGAGACAAGTCAATAAGATGAGAAGCACTTCAGAATTTAAACAACTTAGAGAGGAGTATCAGGATAGGATCACCAACAGCAGTCAACCAGAAGTCCGGGATAGCTTTAATGATGTCGTTTCGTTTATCATAGACAGGCTTGCGGATCTCATTGTACTTCTGTTCCACTTCCAATACTTTATCACTTGCTTCCTCATTGATCTGCTAGGTAAATTTAAATGCTCATTAGTTAACATGTAAGACCAATTAAACAAAAGAAATCTAGCAATCAACTCTTAGTTATTTTTCCATAGCTAAAAAAAATAATCTTTGTTTCACCTAAATTAGATTATACCCTGACGACCAGCTTATGTTGTGAGCACAGTAGCAAAACAGCCCATATTCTCGTACTTTTAATGATGTTCCAAAAAATCATGGAGTCGAACTATATGCTATAGATACTACCACATGCATTCAAAGAAGGGAAGCTTACGAAGCAAGGTTCTCAGCTATCACACACTTTTTCTTTGTCATCTTGCGTATAAAGGAAGATCTAAGAGTGCCACCAATATAGAAATTGTCCCAGTTCTCTATGTTCTTTTCATTATTTTGGTTTAGATTGGTGGTGCTTTTAGAAATATGCTCCAACGGTGTTTTCCAGATTGAACTTTGGCGGACGAAAGATGGATTACTAGATTATTCCTCCAATGAGTTCTCCTAAATCTTCTTTTTAATGAAAAGGTAAAGGATTTATATAAAAAAGTTGAGGCGCGTCACCGGCGGAGCAGGTGACATTTTTAATGTCAAACGACAAAATGATGCATTAGAATAATGAAACTTAACtcaaaagggaaaaaaaacagaaatgtaaatTGGAACCCACAGATGCAAACTAGTTGTTATTCTCATTAAACTTAGAagccaatttttttctttttttataacgGTCCAGTTTATGCGCACCTCGACTATTCCATcgggtacctgctacctcccagtACCGAGTAATCTTCCCACCAAGACTTAAGCAGATGGGAAGAAAGCACCTATATGTTTTTGTCTCTGCTGGTTTTCCAAGGTTTGTATCTACTTCACTGACCACTAGGTCAACTCTCTTGGATGCAACTTAGAAGCCAAATTTGGGCCTTTCTTCCACCACAGAAATAAAGACAAGGATCACCAATCTTGTAAATACTTACTGCTAAAACAGGAACTAAAACATACGATGCCGCATAACatatccaaaaagaaaagaaaaaggacaacATGCCCCAAATCACAAAAATTAATGAAGACAATCCTTTTTTTTCCTCTATACGAGTTTCACACGTTGTAACTCAGATATTATCTTGCCAATCTAAACCTCAAGGTTATTCCTCTCGCGTAGCTTATGTCGTTGTCGAGCATGAGTTGTTTGCAAGGAAGAAAAAATACATAAACAAGGTTACACTCACTTTTCGTTCAAGCTAAGCATTTTACCATTACTTCAACAAAAAGACGACACTTTGCGTCCACAATAAGAGGATGCCACGATATCTTATTTCACTGTTACAGACTCACCAATTTGCAAAACTTAGGGCCAATACGAAGAGGCATATaatgcaaaaattaaatttaCACACCAATTCGCAAAAATTGGGACCAATAAGGGGAGGCATATATTGCAAAAATTAAATCTTCCCAGGTTTCAATATACAAATAAGGGGAAAACCCAGATAATAATATATCAACACACGCAAAGAAATAAATTCCATGCCACTGCAACAACCTTCCACTTACAAAATCCGCTTCAAAATGCCAAATTGGATGAATCACACCCTATTTAGAAGCTGGTACCACCAAATTCTCTATTAGAAACATCAAAGGTCCTCTTTTTCACtcaaattaattctttaaaaaaagAGTATATGTTACTAATACTCCATAAGCACTAACTCAAAAATTGTTATAAAGTAGTAGATGCAGTGTACTCCGAACACACTTAAGATCTTGGATTATAAACACAAAGGGGgtaaaatatttcctttttacctcaaaatttaatttaaaaaaatcataTTTAGGAAGAAATGGATTACTTTACCTTCTCAAGCTCGTCTTGTATTTCTTGCAATTTTTCAATGGAAAAAACAAGCTCACCATCAATGGTGTTGTTCTCTTCATCTACTTTTTGCTTCTTCCCTTTGTCAGCACCCATCTTTTTCTCTTCTCTGGAAAAAACAGGCAACAGAGCTTGCAAGTGCTCTTTGTTGGAGTGGTACTGCCTTAAACCCTAAACACGCCTAAACCCATGGGTTTTATATGTGGTGAAAGTGGAACAGTGCACGTGTGACTTTTGTACATGGGTCACAACATATAATGGTTTAGGGTTTTTACGAAAATATAGTAACAGTAACTCTCGCATACTTATATAActatatatgttctctataaagtcactttattataatatttaaaaataatattcagAACAAACAAATTATTGTATAAGGAAATAACACAATATAGGTTTAAGGAAACTTTGGTCCTAACTTTATCTAATTTTCTCGATTcaaattcaattcaataaaataaaaaaacgcataaatataaattaataaaatcaagtaaACGTCTACGCCCCTTTCACTCAAACACGTTGTATTTAAATCGTAGTCATAAGCAAATTGCCACTTACTAATATTTGTAATAAGAGTAATTTTAAGAAGGAAAATACACCCCCTTcgtcaacaaaaaaaaaaaaattcaatactGGAATTGACATCTTATTCGAATAATTTTAGTCATAAGAATAAGATCTTTTGAACGATAAAAAGAACACTCAACAAAGTATGAAATAAGTCAATGAACTAATATGAATAAACCCCTTGCCCAGGTTGCCTATTGTTAATACTCAATTCTCTCTCTTAAAATCATATTCAACTTCTTTTGGCTATGCATATTTTATAATACAGACATAACTTTATATAACATATTCTGTATATAacaatcattcactataaaagtcataTTTTTTCGAAAccgatttttatattatattataatatatatccTGTATAACATCACTTCACTATAGCAAtcaaaaaatatcggaacaaatgAAACTGTATAGAGAGATTTGATTGTACTAGTCTTAAAATACGTGTGATGCACGTGTACCTATGTTAATGTATATaaagatttaaaaatatatatataaatattattaataatattattaagtaataaaataaaatttaaaaaattaaaattcttgaAAATAAGAATATTTGGTGCTATCTAGTCAACAAAGCAGAGAATGGCTtagcaaatcatgaaaatgaccaAGATAGTGGTGAAAGCTCAGTGATTTTTTATGTatccctttcttttgttttagtttcTTATCAACATGATCTTCTAGATACCATGTATTCTAGACAagttaacaaaaaataaaaaagaattagcGACGGATAAGTTATGTagtttaaacaataaaaattcaTCATAAATCCTATTAAGTGACGAATTAGCGAGAGATATTAACGATTGCTATATTTTCCAACAATAATTACTATCTCAAAATATAATGGTAGATAATTTTTGTAGCAATACTTGCCGTAGTAAGttttagaaaatagaaaaaaaatagatTCAATACCTAagcttataaaaaaaaatacttatgtTTTAAATTTTAAGAACACAAATCGTTCATATAAACGAAAAATAAAGAGGCAAATTAGtttgtatgaagaaaatacaatgacaaagaaaaaagaattgcTTCATAGTTCATACATATTGAGAGTGGTTTTCAAATATTACACAATTGATGaagagaaaatactacatttgttCAATTAGTacatttttcaaatattattaccaaaacaaaaagagaaaatattataCGAATATGAAAAGATGTCAAATATTAATGATATGAACATGTGGAAATGGTATATTCATACTTGACTTCAGAGTCATTTATTATCGGTAATTGATACGTTTTTGAAAGTCTAACACAATTTTAGAGATGTTATGTCATTGGATTTGTTGGAGaaatttttatatgtttattCCTTATTCACATAACTTTTTTAATCCTAAATAATAGGTATTCGTACATAGTTCAAATATTGAATaatttaataagtaaaattttaatagATCTCAATGTTTTAAATAGTATGAAAGTagcttaaattataattttgtctaatataaaatagattttaaagaataaaaaagatGAACGATATATAGATTCATGTGGTTCATTATTATAATACGTTTGCATTAAATATATGATTTTGTGGGGTTTTCTATTTTTTAGCAATTCATATAAGGTAAGGTTCACACATTAGTTCATAAATATTAGGAATTATTATAGaactcaaataagaaaaaattaataactaaaatttagttgatttatAACTAAGCATCAGAAAAATagctaaattataattttgttcaATGTAAAACCtgttttaaaagggtaaaaagacGAATAATATTTATCAAAGGatctttgtgcttttaatatagcatagataaatatatataaataagtaGATTTATGAACATTCGTATTGAACATGTTTTCCGTTTAAGTCATTAGAATAGCTAGAAAATAATAGTTGTAACGTATTAATTAACTGCggataatttaaaattttaaaacataacttAGTATAAAATGACATTCATAGttacattttattattattttgctaGATACATACATGTTATATGGTTGAATctcatttaattattcttttataAACATTGCTCTTACTTCATGTATTAAATTAATATATGAAAACTAATCGCTAGCATAATTAAAATATCAAGTTGATTTTGTGTTGCAATTTATACTATTATGACCTTTCGTTTGTAAACTCACAAAAGGatatgaaataattaaaaatgacacgaatatatattaattattcttTTATAAACATTGCTCTTACTTCATGTATTAAATTAATATATGAAAACTAATCGCTAGCATAATTAAAATATCAAGTTGATTTTGTGTTGCAATTTATACTATTATGACCTTTCGTTTGTAAACTCACAAAAGGatatgaaataattaaaaatgacacgaatatatattaattacatacatatatatacatacatacatatatatatatatatatatatatatatatatatatatatatatatatatagcacgaatgcccttagtgaaatgtcgttcgccttttttacccttaaaaatatattttacattagataaaattgtaatttaagttatttttctaatatttaggctattgaaatcaactaaatttttaattgttaaatctttccttatttgaattatataaaaCTCTTAATATTAAAGACTCTAAATATCAACTAAAAATCTTAACATATATAAATTATTCCTTATTTAAATTAGATTTGTTGTTTTTGTCCTTTACGCTAGGGTTTGTTCCATCCATGAAAGTAGTAATGCAAAATAAGCTATTGGTATCACAGACTCACAATTAGCCGTCATGTATTTAGACGAAGTCGTGAAGAGCATCGTACAACAATCAAAGGAGGGAAATTGTTATATGGTTCTTCTAGGTGATGATgagtttgaaaatatttttattgctCATGTGAAGCAAATTCGACTGAATATTGATTTTCAATTGAATTTCTTACGTTgtattattttcttcaaaattctaaaGTACGTTCAATAACAATCGCAATACTCATTAAATTCGTTTAATTTTTTATAAATCGAGCGTACTAATGAAAATACGAGATTTTTGCGTAGTTAGGAGACGTATATACTTTGTAGGGTGCGTGTTTATATGTAGTTTGTTATTCAATTCAGCTAATTTAATTCAATATTTGAGATCAGATTACTTGATATATTTATTCGGTAATGATTGTATCTTTATGAAATTTAGTGTGGTAGGTACCTAATTGGTAAGATTCCAATGATGAATAAAGGTATTTATTAAATTTAGGACCCATGGTAATCATGCTATAACTGAATTGAAATTTGTAGGAATAATACGGGTTGCATAGAGCATATTGGTAAGGAGATCTTTGGCAAGTTAAAGATGACGCCCATAATAACAATATGAATTAATGTATGTAATTACATTATTGTTTTATGTATTAAGTTATTTGTACTGAAGTTTCTCCTTTTTTTCCTCACATAACATCGTACATTTATTTTTTCAAGTATAAAATTATCTTGACTATTGCTTGTTGGGAGTATATAACTACGAAGGACCGAAGGTAAAAGAGTAGTTTTTCtatattaaattttttatagTACACTATAATATATTTAGGGGTAGGCTTGAAAGAAATTATCACTTTGAGTGCAAAGAATTGAACTTAAATTCCGATACATGACTGGGGTTTCATGGGTGAAGAGCTTAATTATTGTCTTCCTTTTAGTTACAAAATGATGTTGTGTTCGTTAGGAGTTCATTATTCTAATGTTAAGACCTGATCTATCTGATATTAAAGCTATTAAATTTAtttatagtaaatattttaatacgcgtttcatataattttttaaaaatatttcataGTACGATGCAGATTTGTTTGCTCgaaaaactaaaagaaacatTCAGAATGTGACCTATTTGCATAAATATTCAGTTGTTTTATGTTAAAATGTCTGAATGTGGAAGTATTATATATTCCGGGTGTTAAAAAGTCTGAATGTTATTCTAATTCAATCATATTCTAAAAATGAGACAAttctatattttgtgattttaacCAATATAGAATTAACTCTTTGACTTTGTTATTACATAGATACAAATTAGAGATCTATATCGAAATTCTAATTGAATGTGTCACTACTATTCCTAATTATAAATAAACGAATAAAACTCTACTTTCATTTTTAAAAATCAATTTGTTCAAAGACATTTCGGATATGTTTGTGATTTGCATTGATTTAAATCGCATTGTCAAATAATTGCAAAAGTTGAACTCTATTTGCCAATGTCGATAGTAAAATTGATCATGACAAAGTAGTCGAGCAACAAAAGggaatattgtcacgacccaaaattcaatctgtcgtgatgacgcctatcatggtactagacAAGCCGACTACTGAGACaattccaacactttcaaattTAAGATATGCTAAAAcaggtttaaataaataaatatctcATAAAACTGATAAAACCACCGCAACTCAATACAGAAGTTCCCAAAACcacggtgtcactgagtacatgagcatctattcAATACAAGTCTACAATACTGTCTAAGAAAACTGAAACTGAATAAATAAGACTGAGGGATAggggagagtcaaggtctgcggacgccagggCAAATACCTCGAATATCTCCGAACGACAGTAAACTCTGAGAATCAGCAACCACTGTGTCCGGACGccagtgtagcatgagtatagaAATGAGTACAagcaactcagtaagtaacaagtctaactattgggctgaaagtagtgacgagcttcataggtatagttcaattacaggattacagtacagaaatataggcatgctttcaagtttaatagTTAAAGCCCAAAAAGGTaaatcatgtcaagttcaattcAAACAAGATATGGCACATATCGGTATCTACATGACAGTCATATATGCCAACTGAAGTATAAAAACTGTAATGAAATCATATGTATACTCTCGAAGTATCAGTCACCCAGTCCTCTCATTCACtccatcctcacagtcactcattccttatagtcactccatcctcacatccactcaatcctcccaatcgctcggcactcgcactcagtaggtaaaTACGCTCattgtggatgtgcagactccagaggggcaaTTCCAGCCCAatcgctataataagccaatcatggcatggatcaaataaacatgttgcggcgtgcaacccgatcctataaatatcctcacaatcaggccctcgtcctcactcagtcatcaatctctccagtctctcgggctcacaagaaccatgataatcaacccaaacaataatgatataatgtatcaataaaggacaataaagactgagatataatatgcaaataataactgtgactgagtacaaaatagcaaattaaacaaataattcaacatgtaacacagcctctgtgggtctcaacaataccaacatgtagcctaagcatgatttctaacatgactgaCAAATCAACTTCTATAACACATGGTGAAAATACGAGTACaacaagattattcaactatataatttcatggaattgaccaagtcacaatttctaaggtgcacgcccacacacccgtcacctagcatgtgcgtcacctcaacaccaatcacacaacacgtagttcagggtttcataccctcagaaccaagtttagaagtgttacttacctcaaactgtgcaaatccctactccaataaTCCCTTGCCTCACGGaacggcctccgaatgcctcgaatctagccacaaacaattcgatacaatcaacacgagctaaaggaatcaattccataagaaaatactaagtccttaatcaaaagtcaaaaagtcaactcaaaagtcgaaccccggtcccacgtctcagaatctaattaaagtcacaaaatccagaagcccattcaaccatgagtccaaccatactaaatttaccaaattccgataccaaaacaccactcaaatcctcaaatcaaactctccaaatccctagcctcaaactcccaaatttcaacacaaaaacacacaaactaggtgggaaattcaatggggaaacaagattattgaataaaaattatcACAAGTGACTTATCTCAAAAAACCCctaaaaatcctctcaaaaatcgccttagaccgagtttgcaaagtccaaaatgagaaaaatcatgaaaccctcgaatttaacattctgcccagtgcTTTCGCTTATGTGGATCAtttaaccgcaaatgcggttcCGCTTTTGTGGTAATTCTTCCGCTTCTACAGATCTGCCTCACCAGGCCCCCTTTCGCTTCTGTGATGcttcc from Nicotiana tabacum cultivar K326 chromosome 24, ASM71507v2, whole genome shotgun sequence includes:
- the LOC107770224 gene encoding NAP1-related protein 2, with protein sequence MGADKGKKQKVDEENNTIDGELVFSIEKLQEIQDELEKINEEASDKVLEVEQKYNEIRKPVYDKRNDIIKAIPDFWLTAFLSHPVLGELLAEEDQKIFKFLSSIEVEDSKDVKSGYSITFNFNANPYFENTKLSKTYTFLEDGPTKISATTIKWKEGMGIPNGVAHEKKGNKRSHAEESFFTWFSEVNQKDEDEDEALEIQDEVADIIKDDLWPNPLTYFNNEPDEEDFDGDEGKDSEGSEDEEEEEEEDEDGDEE